The proteins below are encoded in one region of Candidatus Krumholzibacteriota bacterium:
- a CDS encoding RNA polymerase sigma factor: protein MRARLENITDEDLARLIAADRPEKACEELFGRYNKKIYMWCFSYTHDAEEALDCAQEILMRVFAKIDSFSFRSSLSTWIYRITRNYCLGEIASNRRKWYNRMLVLDELTDFVQGGDEPGKRLEISDDIEWFVEKAEGVISDDEMEAFILHYYEGMRIREISSIMRRENLTGARTLIQNARRKFRKLISKG from the coding sequence TTGAGAGCACGACTTGAGAATATCACCGATGAGGATCTGGCAAGGCTGATAGCCGCGGATCGTCCGGAAAAAGCTTGCGAGGAACTTTTCGGCAGGTATAACAAAAAGATATACATGTGGTGTTTCTCGTATACCCATGACGCCGAGGAGGCTCTGGACTGCGCGCAGGAGATCCTCATGAGGGTCTTCGCGAAGATAGATTCTTTCTCTTTCAGGTCGAGTCTTTCCACTTGGATATACAGGATAACGAGGAATTACTGCCTCGGGGAGATAGCGAGCAACAGGAGAAAATGGTACAACAGGATGCTTGTACTGGATGAACTGACCGATTTCGTCCAGGGTGGCGACGAACCTGGAAAGAGATTGGAGATATCGGACGATATCGAATGGTTTGTCGAAAAAGCCGAGGGCGTGATCTCCGACGACGAGATGGAGGCATTTATCCTGCATTATTATGAAGGGATGAGGATAAGAGAGATATCGTCGATCATGCGGCGCGAGAACCTGACGGGAGCGAGGACTCTTATCCAGAACGCAAGGCGCAAATTCAGGAAGCTCATAAGCAAGGGGTAG
- a CDS encoding CHAT domain-containing protein — translation MKRMIPVFLSLLLLNASVSAAQLPANSPGGKDQAERLKEFESLARRLDTGKNSETVEYCLKLLRDDPGSIIASDALIKARSRFGILDSDRLLKAVSADNVDPGEVLHFRSFIRSVLLKRSRDFEGAAEGLSDAGSGYLAAGDGLSALICFIEGIKSQIGARNSSGAELLVKKARDCLSRLPYQKRIDLEILSLEAEIANISDDLSTADSLFSFVLENRENHQYRQIKAYCLSGRGRLNEKRQKFQEASGYYLDALKEYERLGAIENQAIILNNMGQVMGKLGDNARSSGYLKEAEEKAESIGSMWLLGFIDYGLGAIAETQGNKGKAREYFRRSLDNHLGSGNTWGELGARLRLAYIQVLDGEYSEAIRHYEHAVSEYEKMKSLYGLNWALAGMALAKHRFGDLAGAEEYYRRAYELKVKLGDLKGAAWCLNSTGMVCDLGGRYREALTNEFEAMKIYREIGDLSGEGEAHFSIGSAYYYLGNYQASIEHYEKAKEIAASGNNIDLLKRVASGMGSIYMVSGRFDLAEKYYLEYLETAIKTDEAGDLIWANNNLASHYIAAGDIFEAKKYIQENRKLISAENRDSLYGIRALYLEGMACADRDSSIFYLDQSVSMARVKGLEELRWKCLSELGDRYREKKDFAMARECFEEAVRTVESLRFMTGSGQFQRHMLRSAITPYERIVALLLDSEDDGNGTLEAFGYMERSRAWVLAARLRKARTENSFDDGKGADEEELELVSRLSFLQKRLQEGGLKDDERKKMNSGIERIEEDFRKLQLRKAGGSDWRISEVCPEFEEPEELLSALYPGELLLSYFLGIERSYLVSISGGMVKYYTLPGRSEIEKKAGYFLSLFKTGGDRRSAGGEGNIPAHLVERAQRQIYDLLLRPAEGDIRAGDRLVIIPDGLLGRVSFSMLRSASGYLGDSHQIFYTPSLRTLFYLRNRPGEMAGDVERLHEMISFGYRGQSEQFDSKRVYPFTDIPVQNLPNAEREAVRVASFFNKSLVITGKDASERRFKNAPIGMISFLHCAAHSHVDDDNPRRSFIVLEPDSPGPDSLASVHEDGLLQWREIASLDLVGTFVSLSACSSAGGEISYGEGILGLAQAFIHAGSRCVLASLTDVPDSFAEKFMVSFYERVTGGSSPSEALRQLGPEARGWDEVEGNPGLWASFILTGDGVAENSFSK, via the coding sequence ATGAAGCGTATGATACCGGTCTTTCTGTCACTGCTCCTTCTTAACGCGTCGGTCTCTGCCGCGCAGCTTCCGGCAAATAGCCCGGGGGGGAAGGATCAGGCGGAAAGATTGAAGGAGTTCGAATCGCTTGCCAGGCGTCTTGATACGGGAAAGAACTCCGAGACTGTCGAATATTGCCTGAAATTACTCAGAGACGATCCTGGATCGATCATTGCGTCCGATGCTCTGATAAAGGCGAGATCGCGCTTCGGAATACTCGATTCTGACCGCCTCCTGAAAGCTGTTTCAGCAGACAATGTCGATCCTGGTGAAGTACTTCATTTCAGATCCTTTATCAGAAGTGTCCTGCTGAAGCGCTCGCGCGATTTCGAGGGGGCTGCAGAAGGATTATCGGATGCTGGCTCCGGATATCTTGCCGCTGGCGACGGCCTTTCAGCGCTGATATGTTTTATTGAAGGAATAAAATCGCAGATAGGCGCAAGGAATTCTTCCGGCGCCGAATTATTGGTAAAGAAAGCCCGCGATTGCCTGTCCAGATTGCCATATCAGAAAAGGATCGATCTGGAGATACTCTCTCTCGAAGCGGAGATCGCAAATATCTCCGACGATCTATCCACCGCGGACAGCCTTTTTTCTTTCGTCCTTGAGAACCGGGAAAACCATCAATACAGGCAGATCAAGGCATATTGCCTCTCAGGCCGGGGACGGTTAAACGAAAAACGGCAGAAATTCCAGGAGGCATCAGGATATTACCTTGACGCGCTGAAGGAGTACGAAAGACTTGGCGCGATCGAGAACCAGGCGATAATCCTGAACAACATGGGCCAGGTCATGGGGAAGCTTGGAGACAACGCAAGATCTTCGGGATACCTAAAAGAGGCTGAAGAGAAAGCGGAATCGATCGGCTCGATGTGGCTTCTCGGGTTCATTGACTACGGCCTCGGAGCGATCGCCGAGACGCAGGGAAACAAGGGAAAGGCAAGGGAATATTTCAGGCGTTCTCTCGACAATCACCTGGGCAGCGGCAACACCTGGGGTGAACTTGGCGCGAGGTTGAGACTGGCCTATATCCAGGTCCTCGACGGGGAGTACAGCGAAGCAATACGGCATTACGAACACGCTGTCAGTGAATATGAAAAGATGAAAAGCCTGTACGGGTTGAACTGGGCGCTCGCTGGGATGGCTCTCGCGAAACACAGGTTCGGTGATCTCGCCGGGGCGGAAGAATACTATCGGCGGGCGTACGAATTAAAGGTGAAGCTTGGAGACCTTAAAGGGGCGGCGTGGTGTCTCAATTCGACAGGAATGGTCTGCGACCTCGGTGGAAGATACAGGGAAGCGCTGACCAACGAATTCGAGGCGATGAAGATCTACAGGGAAATCGGCGATCTGAGCGGCGAGGGGGAAGCACACTTCAGTATCGGTTCGGCTTACTACTACCTTGGCAATTACCAGGCCTCGATCGAACATTATGAAAAAGCGAAAGAGATCGCCGCAAGCGGCAATAATATCGATCTTCTTAAAAGAGTGGCCAGCGGGATGGGATCGATCTACATGGTCTCGGGAAGATTCGATCTGGCTGAAAAGTATTACCTGGAATACCTCGAAACTGCCATAAAGACAGATGAAGCGGGTGATCTCATATGGGCGAACAACAATCTCGCTTCCCACTACATCGCCGCCGGAGACATTTTCGAGGCGAAAAAATATATCCAGGAAAACAGAAAGCTGATATCCGCCGAAAACAGGGACAGTCTCTACGGGATCAGGGCGCTGTACCTTGAAGGCATGGCCTGTGCCGACAGAGATTCATCGATCTTTTATCTCGACCAGTCCGTGTCGATGGCAAGAGTGAAAGGACTCGAGGAGTTGAGATGGAAGTGCCTGAGCGAACTGGGTGACAGGTACCGCGAGAAAAAGGATTTCGCCATGGCGAGAGAATGCTTCGAAGAAGCTGTCAGGACAGTCGAGTCCCTGAGGTTCATGACAGGTTCCGGACAGTTCCAGAGGCATATGCTGAGATCGGCGATCACGCCGTATGAAAGGATCGTCGCCCTGCTTCTCGATAGTGAAGATGACGGGAATGGAACATTAGAAGCATTCGGATACATGGAACGATCAAGGGCGTGGGTCCTTGCCGCTCGCCTGAGAAAGGCGAGGACGGAGAATTCGTTTGATGACGGCAAGGGCGCCGACGAGGAAGAACTCGAACTGGTATCAAGACTGTCCTTTCTGCAGAAAAGACTCCAGGAAGGCGGATTGAAGGATGATGAGAGAAAAAAGATGAATTCGGGGATCGAACGCATAGAAGAGGATTTCAGGAAGCTTCAGTTGAGAAAAGCGGGTGGCAGCGATTGGCGGATATCGGAGGTCTGTCCGGAGTTTGAAGAGCCCGAAGAACTCCTCTCGGCTCTTTATCCAGGCGAACTGCTGCTTTCATATTTTCTGGGGATCGAAAGATCATATCTTGTTTCTATCTCCGGTGGCATGGTGAAATACTATACCCTGCCTGGAAGGTCTGAGATTGAAAAAAAAGCGGGATATTTTCTAAGTCTTTTCAAAACCGGTGGTGACCGGCGGAGCGCCGGCGGAGAAGGAAATATCCCCGCTCATCTTGTCGAAAGAGCGCAAAGGCAGATATACGATCTTCTCCTCAGGCCAGCCGAGGGTGATATCAGGGCAGGGGACAGGCTTGTCATTATTCCCGATGGCCTTCTGGGACGGGTGTCGTTTTCTATGCTGAGAAGTGCGAGTGGGTACCTCGGGGACAGTCACCAGATATTCTACACGCCTTCTCTCAGGACTCTTTTTTACCTGAGGAATCGCCCCGGTGAGATGGCCGGTGACGTGGAGCGACTCCACGAAATGATCTCTTTCGGATACCGGGGACAGAGTGAGCAGTTTGATTCGAAGAGGGTATACCCGTTCACCGACATTCCGGTCCAGAACCTTCCAAATGCTGAACGAGAGGCGGTGAGGGTCGCCTCATTTTTCAATAAGTCTCTCGTGATCACTGGAAAGGATGCGAGCGAGAGGAGATTCAAGAATGCGCCGATCGGCATGATCTCATTTCTTCATTGCGCCGCGCACAGCCATGTCGACGATGATAATCCGCGAAGATCGTTCATCGTACTCGAACCCGATTCTCCAGGCCCGGACAGCCTCGCCTCGGTACATGAGGACGGGCTGCTGCAGTGGAGGGAGATAGCTTCCCTTGATCTCGTAGGAACCTTTGTATCCCTGTCGGCGTGCAGCTCGGCAGGCGGTGAGATCTCTTACGGCGAGGGAATACTCGGGCTTGCCCAGGCGTTTATTCATGCCGGCAGCCGGTGCGTCCTGGCTTCGCTGACCGACGTCCCCGACAGTTTTGCGGAAAAATTCATGGTCTCCTTTTATGAAAGAGTGACCGGAGGGAGTTCCCCCTCGGAGGCGCTCAGACAGCTCGGGCCTGAAGCGAGGGGTTGGGATGAAGTGGAAGGGAATCCGGGCCTGTGGGCTTCCTTTATCCTTACCGGCGACGGTGTGGCGGAAAACAGTTTTTCGAAGTAG
- a CDS encoding sulfite exporter TauE/SafE family protein: MTELFLGIASAFWLGILTSISPCPLATNIAAISFTSRNVGSPSRVLASGALYTAGRTFAYLVVGVFLVTSLLSAPYISHNLQKYMNIFLGPLLILTGMVLIELIEINMAGRGAGERFQKKIESLGMWGSFLLGVIFALSFCPVSAALFFGSLIPVALRLRSGVVLPVIYGIATGLPVMLFAILIALGAKRVGQAYERIVLMEKWARRGTGAIFILVGIYYTLTHIFGIQL, encoded by the coding sequence GTGACAGAACTGTTTTTAGGGATAGCTTCAGCATTCTGGCTCGGGATCCTGACATCGATCAGCCCATGTCCCCTGGCGACCAATATAGCGGCTATTTCCTTCACAAGCCGCAATGTCGGATCACCCTCAAGGGTCCTGGCGTCGGGAGCTCTCTATACGGCGGGGCGTACCTTTGCCTATCTCGTTGTCGGAGTATTCCTTGTGACGAGCCTGCTTTCAGCGCCGTATATCTCGCACAACCTGCAGAAGTACATGAACATCTTTCTCGGCCCTCTCCTGATACTTACCGGGATGGTCCTGATCGAGTTGATCGAGATCAATATGGCGGGGCGTGGAGCGGGGGAGAGATTTCAGAAAAAGATCGAATCTCTCGGGATGTGGGGATCGTTCCTCCTTGGAGTGATATTCGCCCTTTCATTCTGCCCCGTCTCGGCGGCCCTTTTTTTTGGAAGCCTCATCCCCGTGGCGCTAAGGCTGAGGTCAGGAGTAGTCCTGCCTGTCATATATGGTATTGCCACCGGGCTGCCCGTCATGCTCTTCGCCATCCTCATCGCGCTCGGCGCCAAACGGGTCGGGCAGGCTTACGAAAGGATCGTTCTTATGGAGAAATGGGCCCGGAGAGGAACTGGCGCGATATTCATACTAGTCGGAATCTATTACACGCTTACGCATATCTTCGGTATCCAGTTGTAA
- a CDS encoding PorV/PorQ family protein, translated as MLYRKKKTIRSLVPVLAALAVLLDPAGLKAGWADDQNGGMTGDWLASYRTARSLGFGGAFTAIADEPIGMVWNPAGMTRLQMNEVFLETAVLFEGTSINSFSFVIPGRKFPTLGLSVLTLSSGSFERTNEFNESIGTFGESDIAFILSASHDLFSFLSVGSNIKIIRQSIEDYRDTGFGLDLGLLCRVSPKVTAGASLLNIGGPSITLRDTDESYPVGFRGGLAVQTYSGRALVTAEIVRLGAEETRFQTGVEYWLTEKMAMRFGLNAFSPAGGFSFRMPHDLKVDYGMENHELGVTHRFSIGYRFGGFYARSKAVPEVFSPLGSRSVTKFDLSSRTRNEVAGWVLTISDRNEAIVRTFGGKGSIPSHLMWDGKSNTGDPLPDGAYRYLLKVTDTDGTEVTGRTGIVEIDTSIPDLNVPVVVGKK; from the coding sequence ATGTTGTACCGTAAGAAAAAAACAATCAGATCGCTTGTCCCCGTCCTGGCGGCCCTGGCCGTCTTACTGGACCCCGCCGGACTCAAAGCCGGCTGGGCAGATGACCAGAACGGGGGAATGACCGGCGACTGGCTTGCCAGTTACCGTACCGCGAGAAGCCTCGGCTTCGGTGGCGCCTTTACGGCGATAGCCGACGAGCCTATCGGCATGGTCTGGAATCCCGCGGGGATGACCCGGCTGCAGATGAACGAAGTCTTCCTTGAAACTGCGGTCCTTTTCGAGGGGACATCAATAAACAGTTTCAGCTTCGTCATTCCCGGAAGAAAATTTCCGACACTGGGCCTGAGCGTCCTGACGCTCAGTTCGGGTTCGTTCGAAAGGACGAACGAATTCAACGAATCTATCGGGACATTCGGAGAGAGCGATATCGCTTTTATCCTCTCCGCTTCCCACGATCTTTTTTCCTTCCTCTCGGTCGGATCGAATATCAAGATCATCCGGCAGTCAATAGAGGATTACAGGGACACCGGGTTCGGCCTGGACCTGGGTCTTTTGTGCAGGGTGTCGCCGAAAGTCACGGCGGGCGCTTCCCTTTTAAATATTGGAGGTCCCTCGATCACGCTCAGAGACACGGACGAGAGTTACCCGGTCGGATTCAGGGGAGGCTTAGCCGTTCAGACATATTCGGGAAGGGCCCTTGTCACGGCCGAAATCGTACGTCTCGGGGCTGAAGAGACGCGTTTTCAGACGGGAGTGGAATACTGGCTGACGGAGAAGATGGCGATGAGGTTCGGCCTTAACGCTTTTTCACCCGCGGGAGGATTCAGTTTCAGGATGCCGCACGACCTGAAGGTCGATTACGGGATGGAGAATCATGAACTTGGCGTCACGCACAGGTTCAGCATCGGATACAGGTTTGGAGGATTCTACGCCAGGTCAAAAGCGGTCCCGGAAGTGTTTTCACCCCTTGGCAGCCGTTCAGTCACCAAGTTCGACCTCAGTTCCAGAACGAGGAATGAAGTGGCCGGATGGGTCCTTACGATCTCTGACAGGAACGAGGCGATCGTCCGCACTTTCGGAGGAAAGGGATCGATTCCATCGCACCTGATGTGGGATGGCAAGAGCAACACGGGAGATCCCCTGCCTGACGGAGCCTATAGATATCTTCTTAAAGTTACAGACACTGACGGAACGGAAGTGACAGGTAGGACCGGGATTGTCGAGATAGACACGAGTATTCCTGATCTTAACGTACCGGTAGTAGTGGGAAAAAAGTAA
- a CDS encoding TM0996/MTH895 family glutaredoxin-like protein has translation MKKIEILGTGCPKCKKLAEHAESAARELGIEYELIKITDINEIISYGVMMTPALVIDGEVKSLGKVLPVDEIADLLDRG, from the coding sequence ATGAAGAAGATAGAAATACTGGGCACTGGATGTCCGAAATGCAAAAAACTAGCTGAACACGCCGAGAGCGCCGCGCGGGAGCTTGGAATAGAATATGAGCTGATCAAGATAACCGATATCAACGAGATAATCAGTTATGGCGTGATGATGACTCCGGCGCTGGTCATTGACGGCGAAGTAAAATCGTTGGGAAAAGTCCTGCCTGTCGATGAGATCGCCGATCTTCTCGATCGTGGATAG